One window of Pseudomonas sp. FP198 genomic DNA carries:
- the treA gene encoding alpha,alpha-trehalase TreA yields the protein MRPLYFPSLSLAAVLCTACSSQPSAMWSYADAQDRANQPPDQMYPELFEAVQRQQVFTDQKHFVDALPKRDPAKIRADYLARREGADFNLDDFIKDNFIESGQAESPAPEPGAPIKEHIDNLWPVLSRTYTQVPPYSSLLPLPQPYVVPGGRFREMYYWDSYFTMLGLEQSGKKAQVRQMTDNFAYMIDTYGHIPNGNRSYYLSRSQPPFFAYMVELQAHIEGEQAYGRYLPQLQKEYAYWMDGAQALKAGEALQHVVKLADGSVLNRYWDASATPRQESWLQDTKTAEQAPERPKEEVWRDLRAGAESGWDFSSRWLGDGRNLATIRTTSIVPVDLNSLMFHLERTIAKACETVANTACVQAYGQRAEQRQRAIETHLWNAEGGYYVDYDWQQNRQRPGLTAATLFPLFAGLASTERADRSADAVRRGLLRPGGIATTQVNNGQQWDEPNGWAPLQWVAVEGLDRYGQTELARDIGSRFLKQVQDLYLKEDKLVEKYDVSGQGDGGGGGEYELQDGFGWTNGVTLKLMDKYGG from the coding sequence ATGCGACCACTGTATTTCCCCAGCCTGTCTCTCGCTGCCGTGCTGTGCACGGCCTGTTCAAGCCAACCGTCCGCCATGTGGAGTTACGCCGACGCCCAGGACCGGGCCAATCAGCCGCCCGACCAGATGTACCCCGAGCTGTTCGAAGCCGTGCAGCGTCAGCAGGTATTCACCGACCAGAAGCATTTCGTCGATGCGTTGCCCAAGCGTGACCCGGCGAAGATCCGTGCCGATTACCTGGCCCGGCGGGAGGGCGCCGATTTCAATCTCGATGACTTCATAAAAGACAACTTCATCGAATCCGGCCAGGCTGAAAGTCCTGCCCCCGAACCGGGCGCGCCGATCAAGGAGCACATCGATAATCTCTGGCCCGTGCTCAGCCGAACCTACACCCAAGTGCCGCCCTACAGCAGCCTGCTGCCGTTGCCGCAACCGTATGTCGTCCCGGGCGGACGTTTCCGCGAAATGTATTACTGGGACTCGTATTTCACCATGCTCGGTCTGGAGCAAAGCGGCAAGAAGGCGCAGGTTCGCCAGATGACCGATAATTTTGCCTACATGATCGACACCTACGGCCATATTCCCAATGGCAACCGCAGCTACTACCTGAGCCGCTCGCAGCCGCCGTTCTTTGCTTACATGGTCGAGTTGCAGGCGCACATCGAGGGCGAGCAGGCCTACGGGCGCTACCTTCCCCAGTTGCAAAAGGAATATGCCTACTGGATGGACGGCGCGCAGGCCCTCAAGGCCGGTGAGGCATTGCAGCATGTCGTCAAGCTCGCCGATGGCAGTGTGCTCAACCGTTATTGGGATGCCAGCGCTACGCCTCGGCAGGAGTCATGGCTGCAAGACACGAAGACCGCCGAGCAGGCGCCCGAGCGACCCAAGGAGGAGGTCTGGCGCGACTTGCGCGCCGGGGCCGAAAGCGGCTGGGATTTCAGCTCCCGCTGGCTGGGGGACGGCAGGAACCTGGCGACCATCCGAACCACATCGATTGTCCCGGTGGACCTGAACAGCCTGATGTTCCACCTGGAGCGCACCATCGCCAAGGCCTGCGAGACGGTGGCGAACACGGCTTGCGTCCAGGCCTATGGGCAGCGTGCCGAGCAACGCCAGCGCGCCATCGAGACGCACTTGTGGAACGCCGAGGGTGGTTATTACGTGGACTACGACTGGCAGCAGAACCGGCAACGGCCGGGATTGACTGCCGCAACACTGTTCCCGCTCTTCGCTGGCCTGGCCTCTACCGAACGCGCCGATCGCAGCGCCGATGCGGTGCGTCGAGGTTTGTTGCGTCCGGGCGGCATCGCCACCACCCAGGTGAACAATGGCCAGCAATGGGACGAGCCCAATGGCTGGGCGCCGTTGCAATGGGTGGCGGTCGAAGGGTTGGACCGCTACGGACAAACGGAACTGGCCCGGGATATTGGCAGCCGCTTTCTGAAGCAGGTCCAAGACCTTTATCTCAAAGAGGACAAATTGGTCGAGAAGTACGACGTGTCCGGACAGGGCGACGGCGGTGGGGGCGGCGAATACGAACTGCAGGACGGCTTCGGCTGGACGAACGGGGTAACGCTGAAGCTGATGGACAAATACGGCGGTTGA
- a CDS encoding SDR family oxidoreductase, giving the protein MIAPATGMRHGERYAVESIERAPHFPGFFLDGKYYLGPELNTAVGWLEGQTFLYDQLDPEGEPVYPGRVAGTIEDLTLIMADGVRLKLTPLQPDVDRPAGRADSAAQTQSYPLAEKLVVVTGASSGIGRATALAFARQRARLVLAARDREALAEVVDECQAQGAAALAVCTDVTRSEQMQALAAEAAAFGDGRIDIWINNAGVGAVGSFEQTPLEVHEQVLQTDLLGYLRGAYVAWPYFKAQKRGILINTLSLGSWVAQPYAAAYSASKYGLRGLSEALRGELGEYRDIHVCDIYPAVIDTPGFRDGANYTGHALKPPPPVYDPQRVAEAMLSCALNPKPSTTVGSAAVLARVAHFLVPGFPQLSGWLTRLGLNRSPALASSSGNLFNPPSGPRKIEGGWRKPARRPSPVLVAGAALLLGGCLVALGRERGRR; this is encoded by the coding sequence ATGATTGCCCCAGCAACCGGCATGCGGCACGGTGAGCGTTACGCCGTTGAAAGTATTGAGCGCGCGCCTCACTTCCCGGGTTTCTTCCTCGATGGAAAGTATTACCTGGGCCCTGAATTGAATACGGCTGTGGGCTGGCTGGAAGGCCAGACCTTCCTCTACGACCAGCTCGACCCCGAGGGCGAGCCGGTGTACCCCGGCAGAGTCGCCGGCACTATTGAGGACCTGACGCTGATAATGGCCGATGGCGTGCGCCTGAAGCTGACACCTTTGCAGCCCGACGTCGACCGGCCCGCGGGCCGCGCAGATAGCGCTGCTCAGACCCAATCGTATCCCCTGGCGGAAAAACTCGTGGTCGTCACCGGGGCGTCCAGCGGAATCGGCCGTGCCACCGCCCTGGCGTTTGCCCGGCAACGGGCGCGCCTGGTGCTGGCGGCACGTGACCGCGAGGCGCTTGCCGAAGTTGTCGACGAATGCCAGGCCCAGGGCGCCGCCGCATTGGCGGTGTGCACCGACGTCACCCGCAGCGAACAGATGCAGGCGCTAGCCGCCGAGGCCGCCGCGTTTGGCGACGGGCGCATCGATATCTGGATCAACAATGCCGGCGTCGGTGCGGTGGGCAGTTTCGAGCAAACGCCGCTTGAGGTACATGAACAGGTTCTGCAAACCGACCTGCTCGGCTACCTGCGGGGCGCCTATGTGGCATGGCCCTATTTCAAGGCACAGAAGCGCGGGATCCTGATCAATACCCTGTCGCTGGGCAGTTGGGTCGCCCAGCCCTATGCCGCTGCCTATTCGGCAAGCAAATACGGCTTGCGCGGCTTGTCCGAAGCCTTGCGCGGTGAGCTCGGCGAATACCGCGACATCCACGTCTGCGACATCTACCCCGCCGTCATCGACACGCCGGGCTTTCGCGACGGCGCCAATTACACCGGCCATGCGCTCAAGCCACCACCTCCCGTCTACGACCCGCAGCGGGTTGCCGAAGCGATGCTCAGCTGTGCGCTCAACCCCAAGCCCAGCACCACCGTGGGCAGCGCGGCGGTACTGGCGAGAGTCGCGCATTTCCTGGTGCCCGGTTTCCCGCAACTGTCCGGCTGGTTGACGCGTCTGGGCCTGAACCGCAGCCCGGCGTTGGCGTCATCCTCGGGCAACCTGTTCAACCCGCCCAGCGGGCCGCGTAAAATCGAAGGCGGCTGGCGCAAGCCTGCGCGACGACCATCACCCGTGCTGGTGGCGGGTGCGGCGCTGTTGCTTGGCGGGTGCCTGGTGGCGTTGGGTCGGGAGCGTGGCCGCAGGTGA
- a CDS encoding sigma-54-dependent Fis family transcriptional regulator, translating to MNAQPMALSVEDRDYLTALGPASLNGGSNAALEEAWRACLNASTERPAGVRQVIWDSWRRSVDAGLDPQDGEYRFVAPAELTATLTANRLLIAAAAQVMRGLLAYNPNGHINLTDAEGTTLYFCGLDLTPIGSRLLESVQGTNCTGLALVEDRLVYVLAEENFGIGLRQRRMHCAAAPIRDAHGRTLAMLTLTAEPGWFHFHTLGTVQAAAEAVSRQMALQALLEEQQTVLEVLNEGLVVLDETGCIKALNHYARQLFRVDRDWLGKPFQSLGQTELSGEILRGGGEGARDLDCAFELHDRSHLACLVSVCPLAQGGRIVSLRENRRIREITRRIIGTQASYTFEIIQGRSRAIQDALQLGRIASRSDSTTLILGESGTGKELFAQAIHNASDRSGGPFVAVNCGAIPRDLVQSELFGHVEGAFTGSARGGSAGKFELADGGTIFLDEIGDMAFDAQVSLLRVLQEGEVTRVGAKKSLRVNVRIIAATHRNLSQAVADGAFREDLYYRLNVLSLTVPPLRMRREDVPLLARHFLARCARSLRKPIRDLSPQALEVLDAYHWPGNVRELENVIERATNLATTELIQANDLALEVRQGGRPSARQATLESRAAVDLGTHEMNAIIAALRDTRGNIRLAARQLKVSRGGLYNKMSRFGLKVDAFRSAVD from the coding sequence ATGAATGCACAACCCATGGCCCTGAGCGTTGAAGACCGGGACTATCTGACCGCACTCGGCCCCGCGTCGTTGAATGGAGGATCAAACGCTGCGCTGGAAGAGGCCTGGCGAGCGTGCCTGAACGCCAGCACCGAGCGTCCCGCTGGTGTCAGGCAAGTAATCTGGGATTCCTGGCGGCGCAGCGTCGATGCCGGGCTGGATCCGCAGGACGGCGAGTACCGTTTTGTCGCGCCCGCCGAGCTGACCGCCACGCTGACGGCGAATCGCCTGTTGATCGCCGCCGCCGCACAGGTCATGCGCGGCTTGCTCGCCTACAACCCCAACGGGCATATCAACCTGACCGATGCCGAAGGCACGACCCTGTATTTCTGCGGGCTGGACCTAACGCCCATCGGCAGCCGGTTGCTCGAATCGGTGCAGGGCACCAATTGCACCGGGCTGGCGCTGGTTGAAGACCGGCTGGTGTATGTGCTGGCCGAGGAAAATTTCGGCATAGGCCTGCGCCAGCGGCGTATGCATTGCGCCGCCGCGCCGATCCGCGATGCTCATGGCCGGACCCTGGCGATGCTGACCCTGACCGCCGAGCCCGGTTGGTTTCACTTCCATACCCTGGGCACCGTCCAGGCTGCGGCTGAAGCGGTCTCCCGGCAAATGGCGCTGCAGGCGCTGTTGGAAGAACAACAGACAGTCCTTGAAGTGCTCAACGAGGGCTTGGTGGTACTCGATGAAACGGGTTGCATCAAGGCCCTCAACCATTACGCCCGGCAATTGTTCCGCGTCGACCGTGACTGGTTGGGCAAGCCGTTCCAAAGCCTTGGGCAGACCGAGCTGAGCGGTGAAATCCTGCGTGGAGGTGGCGAGGGGGCAAGGGACCTGGATTGCGCTTTTGAGCTGCACGATCGCAGTCATCTGGCCTGCCTGGTGTCAGTCTGTCCTCTGGCGCAGGGCGGTCGCATTGTTTCGCTGCGCGAGAATCGGCGCATCCGGGAGATTACCCGGCGCATCATCGGCACCCAGGCCAGCTACACCTTCGAGATCATCCAGGGCCGTTCACGGGCGATTCAGGACGCCTTGCAACTGGGCCGGATCGCCAGTCGCAGTGACTCGACGACGCTGATTCTCGGTGAGAGTGGCACCGGAAAGGAGCTGTTTGCCCAGGCCATCCATAACGCCAGCGACCGCAGTGGCGGTCCGTTCGTGGCGGTCAACTGCGGGGCCATTCCCCGGGATCTGGTGCAGAGCGAACTGTTCGGCCATGTCGAAGGTGCGTTCACCGGATCGGCTCGCGGTGGCTCGGCGGGCAAATTCGAACTGGCCGATGGCGGGACGATCTTCCTCGACGAGATCGGTGATATGGCCTTTGATGCGCAGGTCAGCTTGCTGCGCGTCCTGCAGGAAGGCGAAGTGACGCGGGTCGGGGCGAAAAAATCGCTGCGGGTCAACGTGCGCATCATTGCCGCTACTCACCGCAACCTGAGCCAGGCCGTCGCCGACGGCGCTTTTCGCGAAGACCTTTATTACCGCCTCAATGTGCTGAGCCTGACGGTGCCGCCGCTGCGGATGCGGCGGGAGGATGTGCCCTTGCTGGCGCGGCATTTCCTCGCGCGGTGTGCCCGGTCGCTGCGAAAGCCGATACGTGACCTGTCACCGCAGGCGCTGGAGGTTCTCGATGCCTATCATTGGCCGGGGAACGTCCGTGAGCTGGAAAACGTCATTGAGCGCGCGACCAACCTGGCAACCACCGAGCTCATCCAGGCCAATGACCTGGCCCTGGAAGTCAGGCAGGGCGGGCGGCCCTCGGCTCGCCAAGCGACTCTCGAATCCAGGGCGGCCGTCGATCTGGGTACCCATGAGATGAATGCAATCATCGCCGCCCTGCGGGACACGCGCGGCAATATCCGCCTGGCCGCCCGACAGCTGAAGGTGTCCCGGGGCGGTCTGTACAACAAAATGAGCCGGTTCGGGCTCAAGGTCGACGCGTTCCGTTCGGCAGTGGACTGA
- a CDS encoding Gfo/Idh/MocA family oxidoreductase, translating to MSTSKTIRLGLIGAGRMGSFHGLTAARHIPGACLAAIADPTPGQAARLAAELDVPKTYADPQQLLDDPDIDAVLIAAPARSHAELVISAARAGKGVFCEKPMAITLEEADRAIAAAADARVTLQVGFNRRFARSFRTAHLDVVAGRIGTPQLLRSLTRDPALNNPAASPQWVIFLETLIHDFDTLRYLNPGAEAVEVFVMADALIAPAYKEKGFLDTAVVTIRFDNGAIATAEANFQAVYGYDVRGEVFGSAGMLTMGSVNDSDLLRYLANGVQADTQRLDTDLLRDAYVAELNHFVSCVRSGEKPLASGEDARAALAIARACIESFQQGKAVRVQGASS from the coding sequence ATGAGCACCTCGAAAACCATTCGCCTGGGTCTCATCGGCGCTGGCCGCATGGGCAGTTTTCACGGCCTGACCGCCGCCCGGCACATTCCCGGCGCCTGCCTCGCCGCCATCGCCGACCCTACTCCCGGCCAGGCCGCGCGCCTGGCGGCGGAGCTGGATGTACCCAAGACCTACGCCGACCCGCAGCAACTGCTGGACGACCCGGACATCGACGCCGTGCTGATCGCCGCCCCGGCACGCAGCCATGCCGAGCTGGTGATCAGCGCGGCCCGGGCCGGCAAAGGGGTCTTTTGTGAAAAACCGATGGCGATCACCCTGGAAGAAGCCGACCGCGCCATCGCCGCCGCTGCCGATGCACGCGTGACGCTCCAGGTCGGTTTCAACCGGCGCTTCGCCAGGAGTTTCCGCACAGCTCATCTGGACGTGGTCGCCGGCCGGATCGGCACCCCACAACTGCTGCGCTCGCTGACCCGCGACCCGGCGCTGAACAACCCCGCCGCCTCGCCGCAATGGGTGATCTTCCTGGAAACGCTGATCCATGACTTCGATACCCTGCGCTACCTGAATCCAGGCGCCGAGGCGGTCGAGGTATTCGTGATGGCCGACGCCTTGATTGCACCCGCCTACAAGGAGAAGGGCTTTCTCGACACGGCAGTGGTCACGATCCGTTTCGACAATGGCGCCATTGCCACCGCCGAGGCCAACTTCCAGGCCGTCTATGGCTACGACGTCCGCGGCGAAGTGTTCGGCAGTGCCGGCATGCTGACCATGGGCAGCGTCAACGACTCCGATTTGCTGCGCTACCTCGCCAATGGGGTCCAGGCCGATACCCAACGCCTGGACACCGACTTGCTGCGTGATGCGTACGTGGCCGAGCTCAATCACTTCGTCAGTTGCGTGCGCAGCGGCGAGAAACCGCTGGCCAGCGGTGAAGATGCCCGGGCCGCCCTGGCCATTGCACGGGCCTGCATCGAGTCCTTCCAGCAGGGTAAAGCCGTACGCGTGCAAGGAGCCTCGTCATGA
- a CDS encoding TIM barrel protein has product MSFVPFKLAVSAEMVFLDLPFVERVKRIHAQGFSVEIWNWTSKDIQALAATGADFTSMTGYVSGNLTDPEAVRQLLDSARESLAVAARLNCPSLNLHGTGLGDQGLPVKPVARTTGRMWLSACKTLEKIARLGEDAGRVFLLENLNTEVDHPGTPFARADDTLALIEAVGSPHLKMNLDLYHAQIGEGNLIELIQRAGDAIGEIQVADVPGRMEPGTGEIHYPAIARALSGMGYSGVVGLEGWASGDSERALERFRQAFTLDG; this is encoded by the coding sequence ATGAGTTTCGTCCCCTTCAAACTGGCGGTCAGCGCCGAGATGGTCTTTCTCGACCTGCCCTTTGTCGAACGGGTCAAACGCATCCACGCGCAGGGCTTCAGCGTCGAGATATGGAACTGGACGAGCAAGGACATCCAGGCCCTCGCGGCGACTGGCGCGGATTTTACCTCGATGACCGGTTACGTCTCGGGCAACCTGACCGATCCCGAGGCCGTCCGGCAACTGCTCGACAGCGCTCGGGAATCCTTGGCCGTCGCAGCCCGGTTGAACTGCCCGAGCCTGAACCTGCACGGCACCGGCCTGGGTGATCAGGGCTTGCCGGTCAAACCGGTTGCCCGGACCACCGGACGCATGTGGTTGAGCGCCTGCAAGACCCTGGAAAAGATTGCCCGCCTGGGCGAAGACGCCGGCCGGGTATTCCTGCTGGAAAATCTCAACACCGAAGTCGACCATCCCGGTACACCGTTCGCCCGCGCCGACGATACCCTGGCGCTGATCGAAGCCGTGGGCAGCCCGCACCTGAAAATGAACCTGGACCTTTATCACGCGCAAATCGGCGAAGGAAACCTGATCGAGCTGATCCAGCGCGCCGGTGACGCCATCGGTGAAATACAGGTCGCCGATGTTCCGGGTCGCATGGAACCCGGCACCGGTGAAATTCACTATCCGGCCATTGCCCGGGCGCTGTCCGGCATGGGATACAGCGGTGTCGTCGGCCTTGAAGGCTGGGCCAGCGGTGACAGCGAACGAGCGCTAGAGCGCTTCAGGCAGGCCTTCACGCTGGACGGGTGA